In uncultured Bacteroides sp., the following proteins share a genomic window:
- a CDS encoding histidinol-phosphatase has protein sequence MNLTNYHSHTSFCDGRAPMEDFVKEAIRQGFTSYGISSHAPLPFPTHWTMKKEDVESYLEEFRSLKNEYQGRIELYIGLEIDYLDEYSNPSIEYFRNLPLDYRIGSVHLLKDDKGEIVDVDCSKEVFKERLDNHFHSDVKATVLAYFSKLMSMAELGGFDIVGHADKIAYNASFCQPNVSEQSWYKQAQRDLFAFISEKGYMMEVNTKAYHKLGVFYPDTTCFSLIKEMHIPVLVNSDSHYPELVNDGRIEALQALKTAGINMVMELIAGKWQENPILV, from the coding sequence ATGAACCTGACAAACTACCATAGTCATACTTCTTTCTGCGATGGACGTGCACCGATGGAAGATTTTGTTAAAGAGGCCATCCGGCAAGGGTTTACTTCTTACGGAATCTCGTCTCATGCTCCGCTTCCTTTTCCTACGCATTGGACCATGAAAAAAGAGGATGTGGAGTCTTATCTTGAAGAGTTCCGTAGTCTGAAGAATGAATATCAGGGTAGAATAGAATTATATATCGGACTGGAAATAGATTACCTGGATGAGTATAGTAATCCTTCCATCGAATATTTCCGGAATCTACCTTTAGATTACCGTATTGGCTCAGTACATCTTTTGAAAGATGATAAGGGAGAAATAGTTGACGTTGATTGTAGCAAAGAAGTTTTTAAAGAAAGGCTGGATAATCATTTTCATAGTGATGTAAAGGCAACAGTTCTTGCATATTTCAGCAAACTAATGTCTATGGCTGAACTTGGTGGTTTTGATATTGTGGGGCATGCAGATAAAATTGCATACAATGCCTCTTTTTGTCAGCCCAATGTCTCTGAACAGAGTTGGTATAAGCAAGCACAGAGAGATTTATTTGCATTCATTTCCGAAAAAGGATATATGATGGAGGTAAATACAAAAGCATATCATAAGCTGGGCGTCTTTTATCCGGATACTACTTGCTTTTCTCTGATCAAAGAGATGCATATTCCTGTTCTGGTAAATTCAGATTCTCATTATCCGGAGCTGGTAAACGATGGACGTATAGAGGCTCTTCAGGCATTAAAGACTGCAGGGATAAACATGGTAATGGAACTTATAGCAGGTAAATGGCAGGAAAATCCCATTCTTGTTTAG
- a CDS encoding ABC-F family ATP-binding cassette domain-containing protein, protein MASYMQIDGLTKSFGDLVLFNEISFGIAEGQRIGLIAKNGSGKTTLLNIIAGKEGYDAGNIVFRRDLRIAYLEQDPQYPEELTVLEACFHSNNDTVQLLKEYEACMETEGHPGLEDLLIKMDHEKAWDYERKAKQILSQLKIRNFDQQVKSLSGGQLKRVALANTLITEPELLILDEPTNHLDLDMTEWLEEYLKRTNISLLMVTHDRYFLDRVCSEIIEIDNKQIYQYKGNYSYYLEKRQERINSTNVEIERANNLYRTELDWMRRMPQARAHKAKYRQDAFYEIEKVAKQRFNNDNVKLDVKASYIGSKIFEADHLYKSFGDLKILDDFSYVFARFEKMGIVGNNGTGKSTFIKILMGQAKPDKGIIDIGETVRFGYYSQDGLQFDDQMKVIDVVQDIAEVIELGDGKKLTASQFLLHFLFTPETQHSYVYKLSGGEKRRLYLCTVLMRNPNFLVLDEPTNDLDIITLNVLEDYLVNFKGCVIVVSHDRYFMDKVVDHLLVFNGQGDIRDFPGNYSDYRDWNEAKKLQEKEAEKPKEEKTARVRENDKRKMSYKEKMEFAQIEKDLEELEQEKATLEADLCSGSISSALLVEKSKRIAEILDLIDEKTMRWLELSEIEG, encoded by the coding sequence ATGGCGAGTTATATGCAAATAGACGGGTTAACTAAATCTTTTGGAGATTTGGTCCTGTTTAATGAAATCTCTTTTGGTATTGCAGAAGGTCAGAGAATTGGTCTTATTGCAAAGAATGGTAGTGGAAAAACAACTTTATTAAATATTATTGCCGGTAAGGAAGGATATGATGCCGGTAACATTGTCTTTAGGAGAGATCTTCGGATTGCTTATCTGGAGCAGGATCCTCAATATCCCGAAGAACTGACTGTGTTGGAAGCTTGCTTTCATTCAAATAATGATACCGTGCAGCTGCTTAAAGAGTATGAAGCATGCATGGAGACAGAAGGACATCCGGGATTGGAAGATTTGCTGATTAAAATGGATCATGAGAAAGCCTGGGATTATGAGCGAAAAGCCAAACAGATTCTTTCGCAATTAAAGATCCGTAATTTTGATCAGCAGGTTAAGTCTCTTTCCGGAGGACAGTTAAAACGTGTGGCTCTTGCCAATACGTTAATTACCGAACCTGAATTGTTGATTCTTGATGAGCCAACCAACCACCTTGATCTGGATATGACCGAGTGGCTTGAAGAATACCTTAAACGGACAAACATCAGTCTGCTGATGGTAACGCACGACCGTTATTTCCTTGACCGTGTTTGCTCGGAAATTATAGAGATTGATAACAAACAGATATATCAGTATAAAGGAAACTATAGCTATTATCTGGAGAAAAGACAGGAACGGATAAATTCTACCAATGTTGAAATAGAGAGAGCCAATAATCTGTATCGTACGGAACTTGACTGGATGCGCCGTATGCCTCAGGCAAGAGCACATAAAGCTAAATACAGGCAGGATGCTTTTTATGAAATAGAGAAAGTAGCCAAACAGCGTTTCAATAACGATAATGTGAAGCTGGATGTAAAAGCATCATATATTGGTTCTAAAATATTTGAAGCAGATCATCTGTACAAGAGCTTTGGCGATCTGAAAATATTAGATGATTTCTCGTATGTTTTTGCACGCTTTGAAAAGATGGGGATTGTGGGTAATAACGGAACCGGGAAATCTACTTTTATTAAAATACTGATGGGGCAGGCTAAGCCCGATAAAGGAATTATTGATATTGGTGAGACGGTCCGCTTTGGTTACTATTCACAGGATGGATTGCAGTTCGATGATCAGATGAAGGTTATTGATGTGGTGCAGGATATTGCTGAAGTAATAGAATTGGGCGATGGCAAGAAACTTACTGCTTCTCAGTTTCTGCTGCATTTCCTTTTCACTCCCGAAACTCAGCATAGTTACGTTTATAAATTAAGCGGAGGGGAGAAAAGACGACTCTATCTTTGTACGGTATTAATGCGCAATCCAAATTTCCTTGTACTTGATGAGCCGACTAACGACCTTGATATCATAACTCTTAATGTTCTGGAAGATTATCTGGTTAATTTCAAAGGTTGTGTAATCGTGGTTTCTCACGACCGCTATTTCATGGATAAGGTGGTTGATCATCTACTTGTGTTCAACGGTCAGGGAGATATTCGTGACTTCCCGGGCAATTATTCTGATTATCGCGACTGGAATGAGGCTAAGAAGCTGCAGGAAAAAGAAGCTGAAAAGCCAAAGGAGGAAAAGACTGCCAGAGTTCGTGAAAATGATAAACGCAAGATGTCTTATAAAGAAAAGATGGAATTTGCGCAGATAGAGAAAGATCTGGAAGAACTGGAACAGGAAAAAGCAACTCTGGAGGCTGATCTTTGTAGTGGTTCAATATCTTCTGCTTTGTTGGTGGAGAAATCCAAACGAATAGCCGAAATTCTTGATCTTATAGATGAAAAAACAATGCGCTGGCTTGAACTAAGTGAAATAGAAGGCTAA
- a CDS encoding DUF3805 domain-containing protein — translation MSLQGQKFISPGVWFSLIYPSSWNEFEDAEDSFLFYNPNKWTGNFRISAYRDDRNSKYGKESVDYELKENKNATQVKLGDLICAYSKEMFQEEGAYYVTHVWITGIDNVAFECTFTVPKGNSIAEAEEIISTLKAYPKGKQPALEIIPIRILEINAVNEAFEWASNTIKKQLKKDFTSSEEDIAKIQQLIEGGSFTPQQKEVWESFGIAFGTIMENQIDGMQWVTVIKGKHELPALRFKESDLVIYPSELVWNLVKSEQNCDLNAIYEEVKQKVEKELN, via the coding sequence ATGAGTTTACAAGGACAAAAGTTTATTTCTCCCGGAGTTTGGTTTTCTTTAATTTACCCATCATCCTGGAACGAGTTTGAGGATGCAGAAGATAGCTTCCTGTTTTACAATCCCAATAAATGGACGGGCAATTTCCGTATTTCTGCATACAGGGATGATAGAAATAGTAAGTATGGGAAAGAATCGGTGGATTATGAACTAAAGGAAAATAAAAATGCCACGCAGGTAAAGCTGGGTGACTTGATTTGTGCCTATAGCAAAGAGATGTTTCAGGAAGAAGGTGCCTATTATGTAACTCATGTATGGATTACTGGTATTGATAATGTGGCCTTTGAATGTACATTTACTGTTCCCAAAGGGAATAGTATAGCGGAGGCCGAAGAAATTATTTCTACTTTGAAAGCTTACCCTAAGGGCAAACAGCCGGCTCTTGAAATTATTCCTATCCGGATATTGGAAATCAATGCTGTTAATGAGGCTTTTGAATGGGCTTCAAATACAATAAAAAAGCAATTGAAGAAGGATTTCACTTCTTCGGAAGAAGATATTGCCAAGATTCAGCAACTAATTGAAGGCGGTAGCTTCACACCTCAGCAAAAAGAGGTGTGGGAATCATTTGGTATTGCTTTTGGTACAATTATGGAAAATCAGATAGACGGAATGCAATGGGTAACTGTTATTAAGGGTAAACATGAGCTTCCGGCACTACGTTTCAAGGAGAGTGATCTGGTTATCTATCCTTCTGAATTGGTGTGGAATCTGGTTAAATCGGAACAGAATTGCGATTTGAATGCCATCTATGAAGAGGTTAAGCAGAAGGTAGAAAAAGAATTGAACTAA
- a CDS encoding response regulator transcription factor has product MNTNRILVVDDEEDLCEILKFNLENEGYEVDTANSAEEALKLNISSYNLLLLDVMMGEISGFKMASLLRKDKKTAGIPIVFITAKDTENDTITGFNLGADDYISKPFSIREVISRVRAIIRRTASSTPKDDTEQISYNTLVIDITKKKVSIDENEISLTKKEFEILLLLLQNRGRVFSREDILSKIWSDEVYVLDRTIDVNITRLRKKIGDYGKCVVTRLGYGYCFECE; this is encoded by the coding sequence ATGAACACCAATCGCATTTTAGTTGTAGACGACGAAGAAGATCTTTGTGAGATTCTAAAATTCAATCTTGAGAACGAAGGTTACGAAGTTGACACAGCAAACTCAGCTGAAGAGGCGTTAAAGTTAAATATCAGCAGCTATAACCTTTTGCTACTGGACGTAATGATGGGAGAGATTTCGGGATTCAAAATGGCAAGTCTTCTCAGAAAAGATAAAAAGACCGCCGGCATTCCTATTGTTTTTATCACTGCTAAAGATACTGAAAACGATACAATTACAGGGTTTAACCTTGGAGCCGACGATTATATATCTAAACCATTCTCTATTCGTGAAGTAATATCACGGGTAAGAGCCATCATTCGCCGCACTGCAAGTTCAACTCCAAAAGATGATACTGAGCAGATTAGTTATAACACCTTAGTAATTGATATTACAAAGAAGAAAGTCAGCATTGACGAAAACGAGATTTCACTTACTAAAAAGGAATTTGAGATACTGCTTCTATTGTTGCAAAACAGAGGACGGGTTTTCTCACGGGAAGATATCCTTTCTAAAATATGGAGTGATGAAGTATATGTGCTCGACCGCACTATCGACGTAAACATTACCCGGTTGCGGAAAAAGATTGGAGATTACGGAAAATGTGTAGTCACCCGCCTTGGTTACGGATATTGTTTTGAATGTGAATAG
- a CDS encoding ATP-binding protein: MSPTRKPLMSLNRKLLLSVILLFASFSLCFIGFQYNREKEFKVELLNTKLQDYNARIFEEIKDSANIENLLNKYTKRHVLKDLRVTVINLNGKVIYDNLKKDYNHIENHSNRPEVKLALSNSSGYDLRRTSGTTGITYFYSATLYDNYIIRSALPYNNDLIIKLRADQHFIWFTVFITLILAIIFSRFTKRIGTAISQLREFTIRADRNEPLDMDMETTFPHNELGDISQHIIKIYNRLRETKEDLYIEREKLITHLQISHEGLGIFTAQKKEILVNNLFTQYSNIISDINLLSSEEVFSIPELQKITEYINNPQKSPAGNKERRMSINIDKNGRIFIIECIIFQDQSFEISINDITQEEEQVRMKRQLTQNIAHELKTPVSSIQGYLETIVNNESLPKDKLKTFIERCYAQSNRLTRLLRDISVLTRMDEASNMIDMEKVDIHSLVRNIINEVSLELEEKNITVHNLLNKELPIRGNASLIYSIFRNLMDNAIAYAGTGISINIKCFREDELYYYFSFSDTGVGVGPEHLNRLFERFYRVDKGRSRKIGGTGLGLAIVKNSVIIHGGNISAKNNQGGGLEFIFTLAKN; this comes from the coding sequence ATGTCGCCTACAAGAAAACCACTGATGTCTCTCAACCGGAAATTATTACTTTCGGTTATCTTATTATTTGCATCCTTTTCCTTATGCTTTATAGGATTTCAATATAACAGAGAAAAAGAATTCAAAGTTGAACTTCTGAATACTAAGTTACAAGACTATAATGCCCGCATATTCGAAGAGATAAAGGATTCAGCAAACATAGAAAATCTATTAAACAAGTACACAAAGCGACATGTTTTAAAGGATCTTCGGGTTACTGTTATCAACTTAAATGGAAAGGTTATTTATGATAATCTGAAAAAAGATTATAATCACATTGAGAATCACTCAAACAGACCTGAGGTTAAACTGGCTTTAAGCAATAGCAGCGGATATGATTTAAGAAGAACATCGGGTACAACTGGTATTACCTACTTTTATTCCGCCACGCTGTACGATAATTATATTATCCGTAGTGCCTTGCCTTATAACAACGACCTGATTATTAAGTTGAGGGCCGACCAGCATTTTATCTGGTTCACCGTTTTTATAACACTTATACTTGCCATAATTTTCTCCAGATTTACAAAAAGAATAGGTACTGCAATCTCTCAATTAAGAGAGTTTACCATACGCGCCGACCGCAACGAACCGTTGGATATGGATATGGAAACTACATTTCCACACAATGAGCTGGGAGATATTTCGCAGCACATCATTAAAATCTACAACCGTTTGCGCGAAACAAAGGAAGACCTTTATATTGAGCGGGAAAAACTTATCACTCACTTGCAGATATCTCACGAAGGGCTGGGAATTTTTACGGCTCAGAAAAAAGAGATTCTGGTTAATAATCTTTTTACGCAATACAGCAATATTATATCCGACATAAATCTTCTAAGTTCGGAAGAGGTATTTTCCATACCCGAGTTGCAGAAGATTACCGAGTATATAAACAACCCTCAGAAAAGCCCTGCCGGAAATAAAGAGCGCCGCATGTCAATCAATATAGATAAAAACGGCAGGATATTCATTATTGAATGTATCATTTTCCAGGATCAGAGTTTTGAGATTTCAATCAATGACATCACCCAGGAAGAGGAACAGGTACGAATGAAAAGACAATTGACTCAGAACATAGCACATGAGCTGAAAACTCCGGTGAGCAGCATACAGGGATACCTGGAAACAATCGTAAACAATGAATCTCTGCCGAAGGATAAATTGAAGACATTCATTGAACGTTGTTATGCCCAAAGCAACAGACTGACCCGCCTTTTAAGGGACATTTCCGTACTTACACGAATGGACGAGGCAAGCAACATGATTGATATGGAGAAGGTTGACATTCATTCTCTTGTACGCAACATTATCAATGAAGTATCACTGGAGCTGGAAGAGAAGAACATTACCGTTCACAATTTATTAAACAAAGAACTGCCCATCCGGGGAAATGCATCGCTTATCTACTCCATCTTCCGTAATCTGATGGACAATGCCATTGCTTATGCAGGAACAGGTATTTCCATTAATATTAAATGCTTTAGGGAAGATGAATTATACTACTATTTCAGCTTCTCCGATACAGGAGTGGGTGTAGGTCCTGAACATTTGAACCGTCTTTTTGAGCGCTTTTACAGGGTAGACAAAGGCCGCTCACGCAAAATTGGCGGCACCGGACTGGGACTTGCCATCGTTAAGAACTCGGTAATTATCCACGGCGGAAATATCTCTGCAAAGAATAATCAGGGAGGCGGACTGGAATTCATATTTACTCTTGCCAAGAACTAA
- a CDS encoding DUF4465 domain-containing protein, producing the protein MKKIYSLLLLTVVILCSCDSNDETTAVLNLDGLLTKTSSEYVGNKDAGKATTDYYYKNTFTDKSGLFTFDNYVNDDLSFGGGFTYTNKTDVTTTGYTNISAITGKGQNGTNYLTSNTNSFTPAKFTFTSNATHKIKGTYVTNSTYAYLSMKQGDYIAKKFVSGDWFKLTAKGLDKLGNETGTTAEIYLADYRDGKTVMLNQWTWFDLSSLGEVAGVKFDLSSSDNGNWGMNTPSYFCMDGITIEL; encoded by the coding sequence ATGAAAAAGATCTATTCTCTATTGCTGCTTACCGTAGTAATACTTTGCAGTTGTGATAGCAACGACGAAACAACAGCCGTACTTAATCTGGATGGGCTTCTAACTAAAACAAGTTCAGAATATGTAGGCAACAAAGATGCAGGAAAAGCAACAACAGATTATTACTACAAGAACACTTTCACCGACAAATCAGGATTATTCACTTTCGACAACTATGTAAACGACGATTTATCTTTTGGAGGTGGTTTTACATATACAAATAAAACAGATGTAACTACAACCGGATATACAAATATAAGCGCTATCACCGGAAAAGGTCAGAACGGAACGAACTATCTTACTTCAAATACCAATTCATTTACTCCAGCTAAATTCACATTTACCTCAAATGCTACTCATAAAATTAAAGGAACGTATGTAACAAACAGTACTTATGCATATCTTTCTATGAAACAAGGTGACTATATTGCTAAAAAGTTCGTGAGTGGCGACTGGTTTAAACTAACCGCTAAAGGTTTGGATAAATTGGGTAATGAGACTGGTACTACAGCAGAAATCTATCTGGCTGATTATCGTGATGGCAAAACGGTGATGTTGAATCAATGGACATGGTTTGATCTTTCTTCTTTAGGAGAAGTTGCAGGGGTTAAGTTTGACTTATCTTCCAGCGATAACGGAAATTGGGGAATGAATACTCCATCTTATTTCTGTATGGACGGAATCACAATCGAGCTTTAA
- a CDS encoding TonB-dependent receptor plug domain-containing protein encodes MSNTRNIILSLLIWFCVCPLVQAQKPDSLRVHTLKEVVVKENKKEKEFRSTTPLQVLDANQLKQAGSLQVSDAVKFFSGVVVKDYGGIGGLKTISVRSLGANHTAVVYDGITITDSQTGQIDLGKLTLDNIEEISLSNGQSDNIFQSARLFSAASILNIKSPAPTLNKKNMNASATFKGGSAGFYNPSLHLDNRWSNIFSSSVHLDYMHADGDYPYTQLNGTATERVRRYNSDIETIKSEANLFAHLSDRQKASVKAYYYSSDRGLPSNKLYYSRATERLKDKNIFAQTNYENNFSDQWSLLVNGKFNWGYNQYNNPDNATYNAATENNYYQNEYYLSGTVMYRPFSSLSFSLANDGSINTMRADMANFLFPTRLTLLNALAAKYVNNRFTATAHILSTLTKESVKTGTAADNRNRLSPSVSLSYQLFKEENLRVRLLYKDIFRLPTFNDLYYGTIGTRTLKPEQASEYNAGLSWIKSINHLIPFISLSVDGFYNKVSNKIVAIPTKNLFVWSMRNIGRVDIRGCEANLETAVLFSKKVKLTATGNYTYQRAMDKTDKYNMPDKVTYNHQIPYTPRHSGSTRLGLEMPWINFSYTVMASGERYSNQYNAPEYRLEGYTEHSVSAWRTFKLKKFSVSAQAEVLNLFDKEYEIVQNYPMPGRQYRGSIRIIY; translated from the coding sequence ATGTCAAACACTCGAAACATAATTCTCTCTTTACTCATTTGGTTCTGCGTCTGTCCGCTTGTTCAGGCGCAGAAACCAGACTCTTTACGTGTTCACACGCTGAAAGAAGTAGTAGTAAAGGAGAATAAAAAGGAAAAGGAATTCCGTTCCACTACCCCACTTCAAGTGCTTGACGCCAATCAGTTAAAGCAGGCCGGTTCGCTTCAGGTATCGGATGCTGTAAAATTCTTCAGCGGTGTAGTTGTAAAAGACTACGGAGGCATCGGTGGATTAAAAACTATCTCGGTACGCAGTCTGGGGGCTAACCATACGGCTGTGGTTTATGATGGAATTACAATCACCGATTCTCAGACCGGACAAATTGATTTAGGAAAGCTCACGCTTGATAATATTGAAGAGATCAGTCTCAGTAACGGTCAGAGTGATAATATATTTCAGTCGGCCAGGCTTTTCTCGGCCGCAAGCATCCTTAACATAAAGAGTCCGGCTCCCACGCTTAACAAAAAGAATATGAATGCCAGCGCTACCTTCAAAGGGGGTAGCGCTGGCTTTTATAATCCCAGCCTTCATCTTGATAACAGGTGGAGCAATATTTTCTCGTCTTCCGTTCATCTTGATTACATGCATGCCGACGGAGACTATCCTTACACACAGCTTAACGGCACTGCAACAGAAAGAGTTCGCCGTTACAACTCGGATATTGAGACTATAAAGAGCGAAGCCAATCTGTTTGCTCACCTCAGCGATCGTCAGAAAGCCAGTGTGAAAGCTTACTATTACTCATCAGACAGAGGTTTGCCTTCCAACAAATTATATTATTCGCGGGCTACGGAACGTTTAAAGGACAAAAATATCTTTGCCCAGACCAATTATGAAAATAACTTCTCCGACCAATGGAGTCTTTTGGTAAATGGTAAGTTCAACTGGGGATATAATCAGTACAACAATCCGGATAATGCAACTTACAATGCTGCCACAGAAAATAATTACTACCAGAATGAGTATTATCTTTCGGGCACAGTAATGTATCGTCCTTTCTCATCTCTCTCCTTTTCTTTGGCAAATGATGGTAGTATCAATACTATGAGAGCCGACATGGCTAACTTTTTATTCCCCACCCGCCTCACTTTGCTAAACGCATTAGCTGCCAAGTATGTAAACAATCGCTTTACAGCTACGGCGCATATTCTTTCTACATTAACAAAAGAATCAGTAAAAACCGGAACGGCAGCCGATAACCGCAACCGGCTTTCTCCTTCTGTGAGTCTCTCTTACCAGCTATTTAAAGAAGAGAATCTACGTGTAAGATTACTCTATAAAGATATTTTCCGCCTGCCCACGTTCAATGATTTATATTACGGAACTATAGGCACACGGACATTAAAGCCTGAACAGGCAAGTGAATACAATGCCGGACTGAGCTGGATAAAGAGCATCAACCATTTGATTCCTTTTATCTCTCTATCTGTTGACGGTTTTTATAATAAAGTGAGCAACAAGATTGTTGCCATACCTACCAAGAACCTGTTTGTGTGGAGTATGCGCAACATCGGGCGGGTTGACATTCGTGGTTGTGAAGCTAATCTTGAAACGGCTGTCCTTTTCAGCAAGAAAGTGAAGCTCACTGCTACAGGCAATTATACTTATCAACGGGCAATGGATAAGACTGATAAATACAACATGCCTGATAAAGTGACGTATAATCATCAGATTCCTTACACACCCCGTCACTCAGGATCAACACGTTTAGGACTTGAGATGCCGTGGATAAACTTTTCCTATACTGTAATGGCTTCGGGCGAACGATATTCAAACCAGTATAATGCACCAGAATACAGGTTGGAAGGTTACACCGAACATTCAGTTTCGGCATGGCGCACCTTCAAACTAAAGAAGTTCAGCGTTTCTGCACAGGCAGAGGTGCTTAATCTCTTTGATAAAGAATATGAAATAGTACAGAATTATCCGATGCCGGGAAGACAATACCGGGGTAGCATCCGAATTATTTATTGA
- a CDS encoding YncE family protein, whose translation MKNRILYIIFLILPVISGCNDTITLQESGDTPTTTEVKGMYILCEGLFNMNNSSLSYYDFSKGEMSSFQDADKGGNDKTSYDYFKMKNGRKLGDTANDLQCYGSKLYCAVNVSSQIEVLNAATGVSVKQIPLSNENGVARQPRYFAFYKNKAYVCNYDGTVARIDTTTLTVDGIVKVGRNPDGICVANGKLYVANSGGLDETNLDNTVSVIDTKTFTETKRITVRKNLGAIHSDESGNVYVVSREAYNNATGDYDCKLHRIDSGTDELIKTYDLPVVNFTIYGHLAYMYSYSANKEAVQVMDTRTGEILDNNFIKDGTKITRTYNIKVNPENGDVYICDAQNYVINGSIVCFTKAGVHRFTIDAKGINPNSIVFINSNGSGQSSDPTETQTSSYVTKVLEYVPAPGQFVNVIPEYTSGDNAASMCAKCLDYFNKEYAVSLGAYGGYITVGFDHTIANVAGEYDIKVLGNAFDGSAEPGIVLVSADTNKDGLPNDEWYELKGSEYGNAATIHNYEITYHKPTSSTDNIRWTDNQNKEGNVLHNTYHTQAYYPQWISAETMTFKGCRLPDNGVYNSAQSKWIMSSYSYGYADNQPNTSDGCKLKFDWAVDKNGNSVTVKGVDFIRIYSAVNQSLDYTVGEISTEVAGVADLHPTQKGESSILTRSH comes from the coding sequence ATGAAGAACAGAATATTATATATAATCTTTTTAATACTCCCTGTAATCAGTGGCTGCAACGACACTATCACCTTGCAGGAATCGGGAGATACCCCAACCACAACGGAGGTTAAAGGAATGTATATTCTTTGCGAGGGATTGTTTAATATGAACAACAGCTCACTCTCCTACTATGACTTCAGCAAAGGTGAGATGTCATCTTTTCAGGATGCGGATAAGGGTGGAAATGACAAGACCAGCTATGATTACTTTAAGATGAAGAACGGCAGAAAGCTTGGCGATACGGCAAATGATCTTCAGTGCTACGGTTCAAAGCTTTATTGTGCGGTGAATGTATCGAGCCAGATTGAGGTATTAAATGCCGCAACGGGTGTTTCAGTAAAACAGATTCCTTTATCAAATGAAAACGGAGTAGCCCGTCAGCCCCGCTATTTTGCTTTTTACAAAAACAAGGCTTATGTATGTAACTATGACGGCACGGTAGCCCGCATTGACACAACAACACTTACTGTTGACGGAATAGTAAAAGTGGGCCGTAATCCCGATGGAATCTGTGTAGCCAATGGAAAGTTATATGTGGCCAATTCCGGCGGACTGGATGAAACAAATCTGGATAATACTGTGTCTGTTATTGACACAAAGACCTTTACCGAGACAAAGAGAATCACGGTTCGCAAAAACTTAGGAGCTATTCATTCCGATGAATCAGGAAATGTATATGTAGTATCCCGTGAAGCGTACAACAATGCAACCGGAGATTACGATTGTAAATTGCACCGCATTGATAGTGGAACAGACGAACTAATTAAAACCTACGATTTACCGGTTGTAAACTTTACCATATACGGTCATCTGGCATACATGTACAGTTACAGTGCAAACAAGGAAGCTGTTCAGGTAATGGATACTCGTACAGGAGAAATACTTGATAATAATTTCATCAAGGACGGAACTAAGATTACCCGTACTTATAACATCAAAGTGAATCCCGAGAATGGAGATGTTTATATCTGCGACGCTCAGAATTATGTTATCAATGGCAGCATTGTATGCTTCACGAAAGCGGGCGTACATCGGTTTACCATTGATGCGAAAGGCATAAATCCAAACTCTATTGTGTTTATAAACAGTAATGGTTCGGGGCAATCGTCAGATCCAACAGAGACACAAACCAGTTCATACGTCACAAAAGTGCTTGAATATGTACCGGCACCGGGACAGTTCGTTAATGTTATTCCGGAATATACAAGTGGAGATAATGCTGCATCTATGTGTGCCAAGTGTCTGGACTATTTCAATAAAGAGTATGCCGTTTCACTTGGTGCTTACGGCGGTTACATAACCGTAGGATTTGATCACACCATTGCCAATGTAGCTGGAGAATATGATATAAAAGTGCTGGGCAATGCTTTTGACGGCAGTGCAGAACCGGGTATTGTTCTTGTTTCAGCAGACACGAATAAAGATGGTTTACCAAATGATGAATGGTATGAACTGAAAGGTTCTGAATATGGCAACGCAGCAACCATTCACAATTACGAAATTACATATCACAAGCCTACAAGCTCAACAGATAATATTCGCTGGACAGACAATCAAAACAAAGAAGGAAACGTGTTGCATAATACTTATCATACCCAAGCCTACTATCCACAATGGATTAGTGCGGAAACTATGACTTTTAAGGGGTGCCGTCTTCCGGACAACGGGGTGTATAATTCAGCACAAAGTAAATGGATTATGTCGTCTTACAGTTATGGATATGCTGACAACCAGCCAAATACATCTGATGGGTGTAAGCTAAAGTTTGATTGGGCTGTAGATAAGAATGGCAATAGTGTAACTGTGAAAGGTGTGGATTTTATAAGAATATACAGTGCCGTAAATCAATCCTTAGACTATACTGTAGGAGAAATCTCAACGGAAGTGGCAGGAGTAGCCGATCTTCATCCCACACAAAAAGGTGAATCGTCTATCTTAACCAGAAGTCATTAA